Genomic DNA from Halobaculum sp. MBLA0147:
GCCGCTCCGCCACCGCACTGCTCCGCTTCCACGACCGCTGCCGCACCGCTACCGCACTGCCCCGCGCCGCTCCGCCACCGCACTGCTCCGCTTCCACGACCGCTGCCGCACCGCTACCGCACTGCCCCGCGCCGCTCCGCCACCGCACTGCTCCGCTTCCACGACCGCTGCCGCACCGCTACCGCACTGCCCCGCGCCGCTCCGCCTCTACAACCGCACCGCACTACTGCCGCACCGCGACCGCACGGCTGTCGAGTGATCCGCTCTCTCGTCGACATCGCACCGCCCGTCGAGATCGCGAGAATCCCCGTGTTCTGCCCCCGCGTACTCGCCGGCGACACCGGCGGCCGCCGCCGCACGCGGCACTCAGATGCCCAGTTCGTCGTCGACGGGCACGGCGGCTTCGTCCTCCTCCGGCGGCACGCCCTCGTCGGGCTCCAACTCGAACTCCTGTCGTAGCTCCCGAATTCGGTCGCGGATGTCCGCCGCCAGCTCGAACTCCAGGTTGCTCGCGGCCTCCTCCATCTTCTCCTCCAACGCCTGGATGCGCGCCTGTGCCTCCTCGACACCCGCCACGTCCGCCGTGGCGGTGTCGCTGGTGTCCGTCTCCGCACCCGGGAGGTTCGTCTCGCCGATCTCCTTCTCGATCGTCTGTGGCTCGAAGCCGTGCTCCTCGTTGTACGACTGCTGGATCTCGCGACGGCGCCGGGTCTCGTCGATGGCCGACGCCATCGCGTCCGTCGTCTCGTCGGCGTACAACACCACCTCCCCCTCGACGTTGCGGGCCGCCCGCCCCATCGTCTGGACCAGCGTCGTCTCCGAGCGCAGGAATCCCTCCTGGTCGGCGTCCAAGATCGCCACCAGACTCACCTCCGGGATGTCCAACCCCTCGCGCAGCAGGTTGATGCCGATCAACACGTCGATCTCGCCGAGTCGCAGCGACCGGATCAACTCGTGGCGCTGGAGGGTGTCCGTCTCGTCGTGCATGTACGCGACGCTGTACCCCGCCTCCTCGACGTACTCCGTGAGGTCCTCCGCCATCCGCTTGGTGAGTGTCGTCACCAGCACCCGCTCGTCGCGACCGACACGCTCGTCGATCCGGTCCAACAGGTCGTCCACCTGTCCCTCCGCGGGACTCACCTCGACTGCCGGGTCCACGAGGTGCGTCGGACGGACGATCTGCTCGACGATCTGTGCCGACGACTCCCGCTCGTACTCGCCCGGCGTCGCGGAGACGTACAGCGTCTGGCCGGTCTTCTCCTCGAACTCCTCGAACGTCAGCGGGCGGTTGTCGTACGCCGTCGGCAGTCGGAACCCGTTGTTCACCAGCGAGTCCTTCCGCGACTTGTCCCCCTCGAACTGCCCCTTGATCTGGGGGATCGTCTGGTGGGACTCGTCGATCACGGTCAGGAAGTCGTCCGGGAAGTAGTCCAACAGCGTGTACGGCGGGTCGCCCGACTCCCGGTCCGAGAGGTGTACCGAGTAGTTCTCGATCCCCGAACAGTAGCCCGTCTCCTCCATCATCTCGACGTCGAAGGTGGTCCGCTCCTCGATCCGTTGGGCGGCGACGAGGTCACCCTGGCGCTCGAAGTAGTTCACACGCCGCTGCATCAGCTCCTCGATCTCCTCGATGGCCCTCTCCATCTTCGCACCCGGGATCGAGTAGTGTTCCGCCGGGTGGACCATCACCGTCGGCTCGCGGCTCTGGACGCTCCCGTCGACCGGGTCGATCTTCGTCATCCGGTCGATCTCGTCGCCCCAGAACTCCACGCGGACGGCGTACCGACCGTACATCGGGAACACCTCCACGGTGTCGCCCCGCACCCGGAACGTCCCCTGCTGGAAGTCCACGTCGTTGCGCTCGTAGTTCAGGTCGACCAACTCCGACAGGAGGTCGTCGCGGCCGATCTCTTGGCCCACGTCCAGTTCCAGTGCCATCTCGCGGTAGTTCCCGGGGTCACCGAGTCCGTAGATGGCCGAGACGCTGGCGACGACGATCACGTCGTCGCGGGTCAACAGCGACCGGGTCGCGGAGTGGCGCAGCCGGTCGATCTCGTCGTTGATCGACATCTCCTTGTCGATGTACGTGTCCGTCTGTTCGACGTACGCCTCCGGCTGGTAGTAGTCGTAGTAGGAGACGAAGTACTCGACGGCGTTGTCCGGGAACAGTTCCCGGAACTCCTCGTACAACTGCGCGGCGAGCGTCTTGTTGTGGGCGATCACCAGCGTCGGTTTCTGGATCTCCTCGACGACCCACGAGACGGTGTTCGTCTTCCCGGAGCCGGTGACTCCCAACAGTGTCTGTTCGTCCATCCCCTGCCGGAAGCCGTCGGCCAACTGGGCGATCGCGTCCGGCTGGTCGCCGGCCGGCTCGAACGGCGCGTCCACGCGGAAGTCGCGGTCCACCTCCGGTCGGTCCGGTGCGAGTGGCCCCTCGGCGTCACTCATCGACACGTCGTACGAGCGCGAACGGCTTAGGGCTTCGTTCGGGAGAAACTCCGACTTGTCCGACTCACGGCGAGCGGTCGGCGAGTCGGTCCTCCAGCCGGGACAACACCTCCCAGACGACGCGAGTCGGCGTCGTCGTGTCGAACTCGTACGGCTCGTAGTCGTACGATCCGTCGTCGGGTCGCTCTTGGTAGTGCCCCCACCCGTCGACGTGTGGGTTGGGGGCGTGGTGCCACCCGAGATCGCCACTCGGGTCGCTGTAGTGGAAGGAGAACTCCGGCGGGTCGGCCGCCGTGTCGCCGGCGTACCACCGCACGGTCAGTGTGGCGTCGTCCACTCCCGCCGGGAGTCGCTCGCGCGCGAGTTCGGCGACCACCTCCGTGTACGGTTCCGCTGGGAACCCACGTGCCGACTCGACCAGCGGGTGCCGTTCGAGTTCCCGCCTGATCCCGCGCAGCGCACGGTGTGACGCCGCACCCGCGTCGCGGCCGTCGGCCACGGGGAACCGCTCGTCGCCTCGTTCGGTGTCCACGTCGTGGACGCCGTTCGATCTGCCCGACACGCCGGCGCCGTTCGACCCGTCCGACGCGTCGTGGGTGCCGTCCGGTCTGTCCGACGCGTCGTGGACGTCCTCCGATTCGTCCGACGCGTCGTGGGTCTCGTCTGGCCCGTCCGACCCCTCGTCGTCACTCCCGGCCCCGGGGGCGCCTGCGTCGCCGACCATCGTCACGCCGGTGTGGGAGTGTCCCGGGTGTAGCTGTCGTAGTTCCCGACGGCGTCCTCGACGAGCGACAGCCGGTGCGCGAGGAGTTCCCACTCTGCGGCGACCTCCCGGATCTCGCGCGTCGTCGCGGCGTCGTCGGCAGTCGCCGCCCGCTCGCGGAGTTCGGTCGGCGTCGTGGCGTCGTGCGTCTCCCGCCACGTCTCGATCTGCTCACGGAGTTGTGCCGCCAACGCCACCAGTCCGTCGTGGTCGTGTGCGTCGAGTAGCTCTCGGAGACTCTGGACGCGCGTGTGCAGCGGATCCGGCCCGTACACGGTCGTCCCACCGCGCTCGTCGGCCAAGACCACGTTCATCTCGACGAGTCTCTCCAGGTGGTCCCGGGCGGTGTTCTCCGCGACGTGAGCCTCGTCGGCGACGGTCGCCGCGGACGCCGGTTCGTCGCGGCTCGTCGCCACCGACTGCACCCTGTCGAACGCCGTCGTCTCCGCGATCCACGCGTCCACACCGGTGTCGTCTGTCGTCACACTCCCACCGAGTGGACGAGGCGCAATAAATCTACTCTCGACACGAATAGCTGTGGTCTGGCTCCGACACTCGCCGTCGCAGTCGGCCGTCGCTTCCGCGACGACGCGGTCCGACGGCGTTTTGCACGCCCCAGTCCTCCCGAGAGTGTGACCAGACGCGTCCCCGAGTTCGCCCTGCTGACGGGTGTGTTCCTCGCCGTCTCGCTGGGTGGGTTCGCGCTGTGGGCCACGCGGGACCTCCACCAGTCCGTGCTGGTCGGCGCGGTCGTCGGCTATCCGTTCGCAGCCTACGCCGTCCGGATGGACGACGACCCGACGAGTGTGCTCCGCCCGCGGCCGATCGCGGTCGGCGCGCTGCTCGTCGGCCTCGTCGTCGCGGGCGACGTGCTCCTCCAGGCCCGCGACGCCCTCCCCGCGGCGGCGACACGCGCCGTCGCCCTCGGCAGTCTCGTCGCCGTCCCGCCGGTCGCGTACGCCGCCAGCTACGACCGCCGGCTCGGTCCGTCCGGCCGCCCGATCGGCGCCGTCGCCGTCGTCGCGACGCTCGTCCTCCCGGCCGTCGGTGCCGTCGGCGGCACGTGGTACGGTGCCGTCGCCGGCTTCCTCGTCGGGCTCCCGACGGGCCTGTACGCCGACGACCGCGGCGTCGTCCTCTCTCGGCTCGCCCGCGGGAGCACGGTCGCCGTCGGGACGCTCGCCGGCTGTGGACTCCTCGTCGCCGGCCTCCAGGTCGGGCTGGCGCCGCTGGCGACGCTCACCGCCGCCACCGCCCTCGTCGTGACGCCGGCGCTGTTCTACGCCCTGACGGTCCCCACCGACCTTTTTCGCTCCTCGGGGTGATCGGCGCGAGGCGCCGATCACCCGAGGAAAAAAGCTCGATCAAAAAGGGCCGCGAGCGCGCCGTCCGGCGCGCTCGCGGTGGGTGAGCCGGCGGTGACCGCGACCGCACCGCTCCGCCGCCGTACCACACCGCCCCGCTCCGCCGCCGCCCCACGACCGCCCCACCCCGCCGCCGCGACCACACCCCCGCCACCGCTCCGCCCCGTCACTGCCCCGTTCGGTCTGCTCTCCGTCTCCCTCGTCCCACTGGCCTGCGATCCCGCTCCGAGTGGGGTGTGTCTCCGCGAGACACGGATCGCGGCCTTTTTCGAACTCGCCCACGTAGTTCGGTCCATGTCGAAGCTCCGCGAGGCGCTCCGTGACCTGCCAGAGACGGTGTTCGCCGACGTGTTGGAGAGCGACGCGGCGTACCTCCTCGTCGTCGACCTCCCCGGTGCCAGCGCCGACACGACGGACGTGTCGTTCAGCGGGGGCCGCCTCCGGATCGAGGCCAGACGCGAGAAGGACACTCCCCACGAGTTCCGCTACACCAGCGAGGACCGCGCCCTGTTCTTGGACGCCGAGATCCCGCTCCCGCCGGACGCCACCGGCGACGACGCGGCGGCGTCGATGGAGCGTGGGGTCCTCGAGGTTCGCCTGCCCAAACGCCAGGCGACGCCGGAACGCACCATCCCCGTCACCGAACCGGACACGGACGCGTAAGGCGGGGTGGTCACGCTGGTCTCTCTCCGTGCCTACCGTCGGTTCCCGGTCGTCGTCTACCGGTTCCTCCCGCTCATCGTCGCTCTCCTGCGGGACCGTCGCCGGTTCGTCCTGTTCGGTCGCTCCCGCGACCCGACACCCGAACAGCGCCGCGAACGCGCCGAGATCCTCCTCGACACCCTGCTCACCCTCGGCCCGACGTTCATCAAACTCGGCCAGATCCTCTCGACGCGCCCCGACGTGCTCCCCGCCGAGTACATCGAGGCGCTCTCACAGCTCCAAGACGACGTGCCGCCGGCCCCGTGGGCGGAGTCGAAGGTCGTGTTAGAGGAGGAACTCGGCCCCGTCGACGAGGTGTTCGACGAGTTCGACCGCGACCCCATCTCGGGGGCGAGTCTCGGGCAGGTGTACGTCGCCGAGTACGACGGCGAGCCCGTCGCGGTGAAGATCCGCCGTCCCGGCATCGAGGAGCTGGTCAACGCCGACCTCCGCGTCATCAAGTGGTCGCTGCCGTTGCTCGTCCGCTTCGTCGGTCAGGGACAGGCGTTCTCGCTGGAGAACCTCGCCGACGAGTTCGACAAGACGATCAACCAGGAGATGGACTACGCCCGCGAACGGCGGATGCTCTCGGAGATCCGCGCCAACTTCGCGGGCAACGACCGCGTCGTCGTTCCCGAACCGGTGGTGCCGGCCTCCGGCGAGCGCGTCTTGACGATGGAGTACATCCCCGGGACGAAGATCAACGACGTGCAGACGTTAGACGAGAAGGGGATCGACCGCACGGAGTTGGCGACGACGCTCCAGCGGATCTACCTCCAGATGATCGCCGAGGACGGCGTGTTCCACGCGGACCCGCACCCGGGGAACCTCTCGGTGACCGACGACGGCGCCATCGTGTTCTACGACTTCGGGATGTCCGGGCGCGTCGACCCGTTCATCCAGGAGAAGATCATCGACTTCTACGTCGCCGTCGCGGACCAGAACATCGACGGCATCTTGGACTCGCTCGTCGAGATGGGCACGCTCTCGCCGGAGGCGGACCGCGACGTGATGGCCGACGTGATGGAGTTGGCCATCGCCGACGTGCGCGGGGAGGACATCGAACAGTACCGCGTCCAGCAGGTGATCGAGCAGGTGGAGTCGACGATCTACGACTTCCCGCTGCGGCTGCCACAGAACATGGCGCTCGTGTTGCGCGTCGCGACCGTCGTCGAGGGGGTCTGTGTCACGTTGGACCCCGAGTTCGACTTCATCGAGGTGGCGACGGACTACCTCGGCGAGCAGGGGTACCTGGAGGAGACGGCCGAGCGGTACGCCCGCGACGCCGCGGGGCAACTGCGTGACACGACGGAGGCGCTGTTCCGCGTCCCGCCGAAACTGGAGACCGTCCTCGACAGCGTCGAACGCGAGAGCCTGACGGTCAACGTCAACTTGGAGGACGACAACGACGTGTTGGACCGGCTCGCCAAGCGGCTCTCGTACTCGATCCTCACTGCCGTCGGACTGCTGTCTGCGGCCATCGTCTACTCCTTCCGGACGGCGGCGACGGCGACCGTCGACGTGTACATCGCCGCCGGGATCGTCGTGTTGACGCTCCCGATGGTGTTCTTCCTCTACCGCTCGTTCAGCAAGACGGGCAGTGGGCTCCAGGCACAGCCGCAGTTCACCCGCCAGAACCTCAAGGAGCAGCAGGGCGGGCTCACCGGCGGTGCCGGCGTCGTGTCGTCGGGTGCCGACGAGGACGGTGACGACGGCGACGACGGGTCCGGTGGTGGTGACGGCGCAGGTGGGTCCGGTGACGGCTCCGCCACGGAGACGATGCTCCCGGGTGCGGCCTCACAGGCGGACGACGAGAGCGGCGTCGGTCGCGCTGGCGACGACTGACCGCGACGTGCGTCGCGGCCTCGCTGCGCCCTCACTGCGCCGTGTGCGGCGTATCCGACAACCGCGTCCCGCGTCGCTCTCAGTCCGGTCGCTGTCTGGCGGCGCGACTGCCGGCCGAGCCGCCGAGTTCGTCGAGGATCGCGTCGGTCACCTTCGTCGGCACGTCGTGTTGGAGCCAGTGGGTCGCCTCCTCCAGCCCGGTGAACCGGCCGTCCGTGCAGTGTTCCAGGCTCTCGTGGGCCATCCCGCGCCGCAGGAAACGGTCGCGAGCGCCCCAGACGACGCGTGTCGGCACGTCGACGCGGTCCGTCTCCGGCTCCGGCCGTCGCCGCCCGTTCGCGCGGTACCAGTGGAGCATCGTCGTGAACGCGCCGTCGCGCTCCCAGGCGGCGCGGTACCGGTCGAAGTCCCGGTCGTCGAACGTCCCCGGCATCGCCGTACGGCGCATCGTCGTTCGCGGGAGCCGCCAGTCGAACGCCCGCGAGACTGCCTCCGGCACCGCCGGGAGTTGGAACGCGACGGCGTAGGCGGTCCGCGCGAGCTGTGTCGGGTTCCGACGGAGCGTCCGCCGGATCACCGTCGGGTGTGGCGCGTTCGCCGTCACGAGCCGGCGGAGTCGCTCCGGGTGGTGGATCGCCAGCCACCACCCGACGACGCCGCCCCAGTCGTGGCCGACGACGTGGGCCCGATCGCGGTCGTACGCGTCGATCAGCCCGACCACGTCATCCGCGAGCCGGTCGATCCGGTAGGCGGCGACGTGGCTCGGCTTCGGCGAGCGGTTGTAGCCGCGCTGGTCGGGGACGACGACGCGGTAGCCCGCCCGTGCGAGCGGCCCGATCTGCTCGTGCCAGCCGTACCAGAACTCCGGGAACCCGTGGAGACAGACGACCAACTCGCCGTCCGCGGGGCCCGCCTCGACCACGTGGAACTGCTCGCCGTCGACTCGCCGGTACCGAGCCTCGCCCGGCACCGTCTCCGGGAGTGTGTCCGTCTCGCGCCGGCCGGACCGTCGTCGGCTCCCGTCCGACACCTCCTCGGACGGGGTGCTGTCGGAACTCACGACGACCGGTAGGCGACGGACGAGCGAAAGCGTATCGGCGTCGGGGGTGACAGTCGCCAGCGACCGGTCGGCGTCGAACCTCCCGTCCAGTCGTAGTCCGACGGTCTCGTCGGTCGTCTGCTCTCGTTCGACTCACCCGCCACCGAGCCACTCGCGGACGGCCGCCGTGTCGCCGGCCGCTCCGTCGACCGACAGCGGTGAGACGGAGACACACTCGCGTGCGATCGCGCCGCGGTCCGTCGTCGGCGGGTCGTCCGCGTCCACGCCGTTGTCCGGGATCAGCGGGTCGTAGAAGTGGTCGAACAGCCGGTAGTCGCCCGCGACGCGAGTGTCGTCGGGGTTCTCCCCACTCTCGTCACTCCCAGCGGCACCGCCGTGTCCGTCGTCGTCGGGCACCATCGTCACGTCGGCGTCGTGGAGCGGTTCCGTGACGCGCCACCCGGTCGGGTCGGCGACGGCCGACGCCGAGGGTGCGGCGGGGACGTTGCAGTTGAGGTGGTCGACACCTGGCGGAAACCCGTCGTCGGGGAGTCGAACGACCACCTCGCGCGCGACGCGGCCCGCCGCTCGGTAGTCCGCGGCGTCGAACGCTCGAACACCCGTCGGCGGGTCGTACACGGACACCGCGACGCCCGGGACCCCGAAGAACGCCGCCTGTCGTGCGGCGCCGACCGTCCCCGACTGACCGAGCTTGTGTGCCCCGAGGTTCGGGCCGTCGTTGCAGCCGGCGACGACGGCGTCGAAGTCCGTCTGTACCCGTCCGCGGGCGACGTTGACGCAGTCGACCGGCGTCCCCGCGACGGCCCAGCAGTCGTCGACGACGCGAGCCAGTGCCGGTGCCGGGTCGTGTTCGCGGACGGTGACGGCGCGGTTGTACGTCCGTCCCGCCCCGCTCTGGTCGCTCGCGGGTGCGAGGACGGTGAGGCTCGCGACGGGAGCCAACGCCTCGGCGACGACCCGCAACCCCGGCGCGTCGACGCCGTCGTCGTTCGTCAGGAGAACGTCGGGCGACACACTCACAGGAACTCCCTGACCTCCGAGTACCACATGTCGTGGTGGTCGACCGCGTCGACCCGTTCGGCCACGTCGACGGCCAGCGCGTGCCAGCACTGCTCGTCGGGGTCGTCCGGGTCGAGGTTGTACGCGGCGTCGGCACAGTCACAGCCGCCGTCCTCGACGACGTGTTCGTCGTGGTGGCCCACGACGACGGTGAAGTCACGGTACTGTTTGACCCGCAGTTCGGAGACCGCCTCGATGGCCCGCCGTCCGCGGTCACCGTGCGTCTCGACGATGGCGCGCGTGATCGGCCCGACCAACTCGCCGGTCGCCGCCAGCGCGGCACGCCAGTCGCGTTCCGCCAGCGCCGCGACCTGCTCGGGCGTCGGGCCGTCGGCGGACTCGTCGCTGTCCGTCACCTCGCGCCCGTCCCCGCTCCCACCGTCGGTCACGACTCCGACCTTCGCGCGGTGTGGGCAAAACGCTTCGGCCGCGTCCGACGCACGTCTGCCGGTCCGCGTCGTGCTGGGCACCCCCGTCGGTCGGTCCCGACGCACGGCGCACACCACCGCTTCCAGTGGAGCGGCTCCCCCACTGCCCTCGACGACGAGGCCGAGGCGCTTCTCCGAATTGCCTCGCCGTCGTGCGATCTAATCGTCGCCGACGGGACGTGCGGTGCTCCGAACCCGACTGCACGCCGGGGGGTTCCGGATCTGCGTCTCCCGCGTGCCTCCCATCGGCGGTCGACGGTGAGCGCTGCCGTCGCGCTCTCCCCATCGGCCTCTCGCCGCGCCCGTCGGACCCGTCCGACAGCTCCCGGCTGCCCACGTCGATCACACTCGATCTGCCCTCTCGTCTCTCGGACACTGTCACGGTCGATCACCAGTGAGAGTGCCTCACACGGATAGATCCGGCGAGAGACGGGCGGAAACGGCGACTCTCGTTCACGCGTAAGTGTCTTCTGGAACCGGATCTGGGTGTTTTGTCTGAAGACAATCACACACGAGCTTAAAGTGAGTCCGGGCGTAAGCCGGAGGTGGAGGTCTACGATGTCGGACCAGAGGCACACGACCCGACGTACCGTACTGAAGACTACTGCCGGCGGACTGGCTGCCGGTGGTCTCCTGGGGACGGTCGGCTCCGTGTCGGCCGCCTCGGGGTGGGAGAGCGTCGAGAGTGGCGTCAGCGTCAACTTGTTCGACGTGGTCCACTCCACGAACGGCGCGTTCGCCGTCGGCGCCGGCGGCGACGTGTTGCGCCGGACGGCCGGCGGCTGGGAGCGTGTCGTCGACGGCGGCCCGACGGCCAACGGGAACGCACTGTACGGCGCCGACGTGACCGACGACGGGGAGCGCGTCTGGTTCGTCGGCTCCTCGGGTGCCATCGGCGAGTACGACGTGACGACGGGGAGTCTCAACGACTACTCCGCACCGAACGGCGTCACGAACAACTTCAACGACGTGAGCGTCCGCGGGAACGCGGACGAGGCGAACGTCTACGTCGCCGGCGACTCCGGGAAGATCTACCGGAGCTTCGAGAACGGCGCGACGGGGTCGTGGTCCCAGACCACGCCCGGCTCCGGCTCGGCGATCAACGCCGTCGACTACTTCGACGACAAACAGGGCCACGCGGTCGACGGCAACAAGGTCGCCTTCGAGACGGACGACGGGAACACCTACGACCGGATCGGTATCTCGGGTGCCAACGTCAACCTGTACGGGATCGACAGCGACGGTGACGACCAGATCCTCGTCAGCGGTGGCGGCGGCCAGATCTTCGAGTACGACGGCGTCGACTGGACGCCGACCTCGGTCGGCGACGCCAGCCTGCGCGACGTGGCCGTCGACGCCGGCAGCGGTTACGTCGTCGGCTCCGGCGGCAAGGTGTTCGCGCTCGGCGGCGGGACGTGGACCGAGGAGGCGACGCCCTCCGGTGCGAACCTGAAGGGTGTCTCGCTGGGCAGCGTCGACGTGGCCGTCGGCGCCAGCGGGACGATCCTCGAGAAGTGACGACGCGAGCGGTCACCGACACAGCCGACAGACCGTGAATCGACCGGCGGCGGGTGGTGACACCCCGCAGTGACTCACGCTCCGAATCCACTCGCCGTCCTGCAGTTCTCTCGATACTCCCGCGAGAGACGGCTCCGTGTCCGGTCGCCGTCGGTAGGTTCGTGTGCGGTCACGTCCGCCAGAACGACGGCGTGAGCAACACGAGGACGGTGATGATCTCCAGGCGGCCGATCCACATCAGGAACACCATGAACAGCTTCGCGACGCCCGAGAAGGACGTGTAGCCGTTCATCGGACCGACCAACCCGAACCCGGGCCCGACGTTGCCGAGGATCGCCACGGTGGCGCTGGCCGCCTCCAGGACGGACAACGAGACACCCGTCCCGAGCGCGTCGACGAACAGCAGGAACGTCGAGACGCCGAACCCGAGCAGGAACAGGAGGGTGAACACCTGCACGCCACGGATCGTCTCCTCTTCGACGACCTCGTCGCCGAGGCGGACGGGGCGGACGGTGTCCGGGCGGCCCGTCGTGACCAACTCGCGCGCGGCTGCCTTCACCACGACGACCCAGCGGACGATCTTCACCGAGCCGGCCGCCGACCCGCCGGAGCCGCCGAAGAACATCGCCAGCAACAACAGGTACTGTGCCGGCGCACTCCACGTGTTGAAGTCCATACTCGCGTAGCCGGTCGTCGTGACGATGGCCGCCGCCTGGAACAGCCCGTGCCGGAGCGCCGGCTCCAGGTTCCCGACGATCCGGGGGACGTTCTCCGGCTCTGTGGCGAGCCCGCTCCCCGCGTACAACAGCGCGGCGGCGACGGCACCGACGCCGAGCACCGCGCCGACGTACACCCGGAACTCAGTGTTCCGGAGGAGTCGATCTGGGTCGCCGGTCTGTGCGCGCCACAGCAGGGCGAAGTTCGTCCCGGCCACCAGCATGAACAGCGTGATCACCCACTGGACGGCCGGCGAGAACGCCTCGATACTCCGGCCCTCCGGCGAGAACCCGCCGGTCGGCATCGTCGTCAACGCGTGTGCGACGGCGTCGTACGCACCCATCCCGGGGGCGAGCTCGGTCGTCCCGAGTACGTACAACAGCGCCGCCAGGACGACCGTCAGGGCGACGTACAACAGCCACAGCGCGCGAGCGGTCTCGGCGATCCGTGGCGTGAGCTTGTCGAGTTCCAGCCCCGGCGACTCCGACTCGACGAGCGTCGCGCCACCGGCTCCCAACTCGGGGAGGATGGCGACCACCAAGACGACGATCCCCATCCCGCCGAGCCACTGGGTGAGCTGTCGCCACATGAGCATCGCCCGCGAGTGTGTCTCGAAGGAGATGTCGCCGAGAACGGTCGCGCCGGTGGTGGTGAACCCGCTCATCGACTCGAACAGCGCGTTCGGGAACGCCGCGACCGTCCCGTTCCCGGCGACGAGGTACGGGACGGTACCGACGAGCGGGACGACCAGCCAGGTGAGCCCGACGAAGAGGAACCCGTCGGCCGTCTCCAACTCCGGCGTCTCGTCGAGTCGCGA
This window encodes:
- the surE gene encoding 5'/3'-nucleotidase SurE gives rise to the protein MSPDVLLTNDDGVDAPGLRVVAEALAPVASLTVLAPASDQSGAGRTYNRAVTVREHDPAPALARVVDDCWAVAGTPVDCVNVARGRVQTDFDAVVAGCNDGPNLGAHKLGQSGTVGAARQAAFFGVPGVAVSVYDPPTGVRAFDAADYRAAGRVAREVVVRLPDDGFPPGVDHLNCNVPAAPSASAVADPTGWRVTEPLHDADVTMVPDDDGHGGAAGSDESGENPDDTRVAGDYRLFDHFYDPLIPDNGVDADDPPTTDRGAIARECVSVSPLSVDGAAGDTAAVREWLGGG
- the uvrB gene encoding excinuclease ABC subunit UvrB encodes the protein MSDAEGPLAPDRPEVDRDFRVDAPFEPAGDQPDAIAQLADGFRQGMDEQTLLGVTGSGKTNTVSWVVEEIQKPTLVIAHNKTLAAQLYEEFRELFPDNAVEYFVSYYDYYQPEAYVEQTDTYIDKEMSINDEIDRLRHSATRSLLTRDDVIVVASVSAIYGLGDPGNYREMALELDVGQEIGRDDLLSELVDLNYERNDVDFQQGTFRVRGDTVEVFPMYGRYAVRVEFWGDEIDRMTKIDPVDGSVQSREPTVMVHPAEHYSIPGAKMERAIEEIEELMQRRVNYFERQGDLVAAQRIEERTTFDVEMMEETGYCSGIENYSVHLSDRESGDPPYTLLDYFPDDFLTVIDESHQTIPQIKGQFEGDKSRKDSLVNNGFRLPTAYDNRPLTFEEFEEKTGQTLYVSATPGEYERESSAQIVEQIVRPTHLVDPAVEVSPAEGQVDDLLDRIDERVGRDERVLVTTLTKRMAEDLTEYVEEAGYSVAYMHDETDTLQRHELIRSLRLGEIDVLIGINLLREGLDIPEVSLVAILDADQEGFLRSETTLVQTMGRAARNVEGEVVLYADETTDAMASAIDETRRRREIQQSYNEEHGFEPQTIEKEIGETNLPGAETDTSDTATADVAGVEEAQARIQALEEKMEEAASNLEFELAADIRDRIRELRQEFELEPDEGVPPEEDEAAVPVDDELGI
- a CDS encoding TrkH family potassium uptake protein translates to MTSRVDLRATGAVLGRVLRYLAVPLAVPVAVALYYGESTVPFLAAAAVTLTAGTLLSRLDETPELETADGFLFVGLTWLVVPLVGTVPYLVAGNGTVAAFPNALFESMSGFTTTGATVLGDISFETHSRAMLMWRQLTQWLGGMGIVVLVVAILPELGAGGATLVESESPGLELDKLTPRIAETARALWLLYVALTVVLAALLYVLGTTELAPGMGAYDAVAHALTTMPTGGFSPEGRSIEAFSPAVQWVITLFMLVAGTNFALLWRAQTGDPDRLLRNTEFRVYVGAVLGVGAVAAALLYAGSGLATEPENVPRIVGNLEPALRHGLFQAAAIVTTTGYASMDFNTWSAPAQYLLLLAMFFGGSGGSAAGSVKIVRWVVVVKAAARELVTTGRPDTVRPVRLGDEVVEEETIRGVQVFTLLFLLGFGVSTFLLFVDALGTGVSLSVLEAASATVAILGNVGPGFGLVGPMNGYTSFSGVAKLFMVFLMWIGRLEIITVLVLLTPSFWRT
- a CDS encoding ArsR family transcriptional regulator, which translates into the protein MTTDDTGVDAWIAETTAFDRVQSVATSRDEPASAATVADEAHVAENTARDHLERLVEMNVVLADERGGTTVYGPDPLHTRVQSLRELLDAHDHDGLVALAAQLREQIETWRETHDATTPTELRERAATADDAATTREIREVAAEWELLAHRLSLVEDAVGNYDSYTRDTPTPA
- a CDS encoding alpha/beta fold hydrolase, with protein sequence MSSDSTPSEEVSDGSRRRSGRRETDTLPETVPGEARYRRVDGEQFHVVEAGPADGELVVCLHGFPEFWYGWHEQIGPLARAGYRVVVPDQRGYNRSPKPSHVAAYRIDRLADDVVGLIDAYDRDRAHVVGHDWGGVVGWWLAIHHPERLRRLVTANAPHPTVIRRTLRRNPTQLARTAYAVAFQLPAVPEAVSRAFDWRLPRTTMRRTAMPGTFDDRDFDRYRAAWERDGAFTTMLHWYRANGRRRPEPETDRVDVPTRVVWGARDRFLRRGMAHESLEHCTDGRFTGLEEATHWLQHDVPTKVTDAILDELGGSAGSRAARQRPD
- a CDS encoding Hsp20/alpha crystallin family protein, which encodes MSKLREALRDLPETVFADVLESDAAYLLVVDLPGASADTTDVSFSGGRLRIEARREKDTPHEFRYTSEDRALFLDAEIPLPPDATGDDAAASMERGVLEVRLPKRQATPERTIPVTEPDTDA